AAAATTTTGCTAGCTTTTCATCCGGACAATGATAGCCTAGCAATCCCAATCTTTCGTGACTCCTGGCTTCGATTAACGCCGAAACCAGCAGAAAATCCAAACATCTTTTGGGTTCTTCCCCACGGACGTTTGATATTAGCGTTTCGCCGTAGGGTGGGGGTGGTAGGGGTTTCAAGGGAATCCCTCTTTCTTGGAGGATTTGGTTGACCATGTCAAAGTGTTCTAGTTCTTCCCGCGCCAAGGCTGTTAGCTGGCGGACCAATTTTTCGTGGGAAGGATAGCGACAGATGAGTCGCAAGGCGTTTCCCGCTGCTTTTTTCTCGCAGTGGGAACGATCGAGTAAAATGGTATCCATATTGGCGATCGCTTGGTCGATCCAATCGGTCGAAGTTGGTTGTTTGAGAACTTTAATTGTCGTTGCAGCAGCGTTCATAAAAAAATGAGCTATCCTAACTTCGTCGCATTTCTTGCTTTCCGAGTGTAGCGCAACTCCAGTCCCTGCGATCGCTGGTTGCTAAA
This window of the Geitlerinema sp. PCC 9228 genome carries:
- a CDS encoding tRNA-(ms[2]io[6]A)-hydroxylase, giving the protein MNAAATTIKVLKQPTSTDWIDQAIANMDTILLDRSHCEKKAAGNALRLICRYPSHEKLVRQLTALAREELEHFDMVNQILQERGIPLKPLPPPPYGETLISNVRGEEPKRCLDFLLVSALIEARSHERLGLLGYHCPDEKLAKFYRGLMASQARHYRIFWLLAVESFSREEVDQRLDELATVESDILSTLHPQPRIHS